A portion of the Edaphobacter lichenicola genome contains these proteins:
- a CDS encoding condensation domain-containing protein produces the protein MNASEELSVLNPMLPPADDVYVMPATQGQIRFWSLDQMHPGNPALNMPLMWQCRGELNVDLLALAFSQAVQRHEMLRTTFAMVDGKLSQIIGNPYSVALPVIDLQHLPDAVKAPETGVLIREHAAYRMDLLNGPLLVLKLLKFAPQHHLLLVTMHHIICDGISLGILLRDIAVFYEALVERKQPVLPLLPIQFADFAVWQEEWRKSEAAEASLEFWHKTLGSDFSRIELPHDASPENVRDTRTDSESGDIETFLISPELTALAHKFCKDQNVTLNILLFSIFCALLHRFTGQRDIVIGSPCANRNEDTEDLIGLFMNIQVLRVLIEPHETFRSLLTKVQDWTLGAYENQELPFEELIYDSHFSHNNTSFEIPIFFLYQKSFMVTQRVAGLEIVPLRSMSPGAVFEWMFAIVDRIEEGPRLQLEYNPNYFRSTTIQRYLKSFNALLDSAVQEPSIELEKMASADDFLPATLPDVLNRTASRRNTRLLGAKQFVDSAEIMEKLDEQLATTNDPIEIQLLELWRSMLAVEDIAVDTNVFSLGVSSLSILRLVTRMNGLYSMGFGLASLISAPTIQLVAELVRRRYAPNTATSLVPIQPVGTRLPLYIVHGAGGNVVNFYGLTTRIGADQPVYGVQAQALEANQPALLRMEDMAAHYLKEIRRIQPNGPYHFLGYSFGGIVVLEMAQQLHNAGEEVGLLGMLDTRAKDYTPEMPKKSGSEKLEKRGWLSGFFRSNQGHGSGKAWAEFFLKDMDERRVRYMTTIAAKLFTTLPAFLKNTHEINAVAARNYRPKPFPGKLTLFRASKQTNVNIPPDNGWSPIFKEGIEIHHIPGDHWQVLSEPGIDVLAKTIHGCLSKFDRQDPA, from the coding sequence ATGAACGCTTCAGAGGAGCTCTCTGTCTTGAATCCGATGCTTCCTCCAGCAGATGACGTGTATGTCATGCCCGCCACGCAAGGGCAGATCCGCTTCTGGTCACTTGACCAAATGCACCCCGGTAATCCTGCGTTAAACATGCCTCTCATGTGGCAATGTCGAGGGGAATTGAACGTCGATCTATTGGCCTTGGCTTTCAGCCAGGCCGTACAACGTCATGAGATGTTGCGAACCACCTTTGCGATGGTAGACGGGAAGCTTTCGCAGATAATCGGAAACCCATACAGTGTCGCACTTCCGGTTATAGACTTACAGCACTTACCCGACGCAGTGAAAGCGCCCGAGACAGGCGTTCTTATCCGAGAGCATGCTGCGTATCGCATGGACTTACTCAACGGCCCGCTTCTCGTTCTCAAGCTGCTAAAGTTTGCTCCGCAGCACCATTTACTACTCGTAACCATGCACCACATTATCTGCGACGGCATATCGCTCGGTATTTTGCTACGTGATATCGCGGTCTTTTATGAAGCTTTGGTCGAAAGAAAACAGCCGGTCCTCCCATTGTTGCCAATCCAATTTGCAGATTTTGCGGTGTGGCAGGAAGAGTGGCGAAAGAGTGAAGCCGCAGAGGCTTCACTCGAATTCTGGCATAAGACCCTCGGCAGCGATTTTAGCCGCATCGAGCTACCGCACGACGCTTCTCCTGAAAACGTGCGCGACACACGTACAGATTCGGAGTCGGGAGATATCGAAACGTTTCTGATCTCGCCAGAGCTTACTGCGTTAGCTCATAAATTCTGCAAAGATCAAAATGTCACATTGAATATTTTACTATTCAGTATTTTTTGCGCTTTACTTCACCGATTTACCGGGCAACGAGATATTGTCATTGGTTCTCCATGTGCGAATCGAAACGAAGATACGGAAGATCTGATCGGTCTCTTTATGAACATCCAAGTTCTACGCGTTCTGATAGAGCCGCACGAGACTTTCCGTTCTCTACTTACGAAGGTTCAGGACTGGACGCTCGGAGCCTACGAAAATCAGGAGCTTCCGTTTGAAGAATTAATATACGACTCACATTTTTCGCACAACAATACTTCGTTTGAGATCCCAATCTTCTTTCTTTATCAAAAATCTTTCATGGTGACTCAGCGCGTTGCCGGTCTAGAGATTGTGCCTTTACGATCAATGAGTCCCGGGGCAGTCTTTGAATGGATGTTCGCGATCGTCGATCGAATAGAAGAAGGGCCGCGGCTACAACTCGAATACAATCCCAACTACTTCCGCTCGACGACGATTCAACGCTATCTGAAAAGCTTTAATGCATTGCTTGACTCAGCGGTGCAGGAGCCTTCAATCGAATTAGAGAAGATGGCTTCGGCGGACGATTTTCTTCCTGCCACTTTGCCTGACGTCTTGAACCGAACCGCATCCCGGAGAAACACACGACTTCTCGGAGCGAAGCAATTTGTCGACAGCGCCGAGATAATGGAGAAATTGGACGAACAGCTAGCAACCACGAATGACCCAATTGAGATCCAGTTGCTCGAGCTTTGGCGGTCTATGTTGGCCGTCGAAGACATCGCTGTCGACACGAATGTTTTTTCGTTGGGGGTTAGCTCGCTTTCTATTCTCCGGCTCGTGACTCGGATGAATGGTCTCTACTCGATGGGCTTCGGGCTTGCGAGCTTGATCTCGGCTCCTACCATCCAGCTTGTAGCTGAGCTGGTTCGCAGGCGTTATGCGCCAAACACTGCGACGTCACTTGTGCCGATTCAGCCTGTGGGGACCCGCCTACCGCTATATATCGTTCACGGAGCGGGCGGGAATGTAGTTAATTTTTATGGTCTAACAACAAGGATTGGTGCCGACCAGCCAGTGTACGGAGTCCAGGCCCAAGCACTCGAAGCAAACCAACCGGCGCTCCTTCGCATGGAGGACATGGCTGCTCATTATTTGAAAGAGATTCGACGTATTCAACCTAATGGACCGTATCATTTTCTCGGGTATTCTTTCGGAGGCATTGTTGTACTTGAGATGGCCCAACAGCTACACAACGCTGGCGAAGAAGTTGGCCTTTTAGGAATGTTGGATACACGAGCCAAAGATTACACCCCGGAGATGCCGAAGAAGAGTGGATCAGAAAAATTAGAAAAACGAGGATGGCTTAGTGGTTTTTTCCGTAGCAACCAAGGCCACGGAAGTGGTAAGGCATGGGCGGAGTTTTTTCTCAAAGACATGGATGAACGCAGGGTGCGCTATATGACTACGATCGCCGCTAAGCTGTTCACTACACTTCCTGCCTTTTTGAAAAATACGCACGAGATCAATGCCGTTGCAGCACGCAACTATCGTCCAAAACCATTTCCAGGCAAACTGACTCTTTTTCGGGCCTCAAAACAGACGAACGTCAATATACCCCCCGATAATGGTTGGTCGCCTATCTTCAAAGAAGGAATCGAAATCCATCACATACCGGGAGATCATTGGCAGGTGCTGTCGGAGCCGGGAATCGATGTATTAGCCAAAACTATTCATGGCTGCCTCAGTAAATTTGACCGGCAGGACCCTGCTTAA
- a CDS encoding non-ribosomal peptide synthetase/type I polyketide synthase produces MNETTSLTEHQPLEQLLEGIAIIGMAGQFPGAPNVATFWQNVAAGKSSISHFSPAELEVRSSAGLENGPDYVAARGVLKDPGMFDAEFFGISPRDAESMDPQHRIFLETCWNALEDAGYDSSSYAGQIGLFAGCSLNTYLLANLCHDRAFIDELTGSYQVGEFRSFMGNDKDFLTTRVAYKLNLRGPCISVASACATSLVAICQASQSLLNYQCDMSLAGGVSITFPQRRGHMYSEGSIGSKDGLCRPFDAAATGTVFSHGAGVVVLKRLEDAIADRDHITAVIRGFGVNNDGSMKAGYMAPGVDGQSGVIAAAQAMAGIDARTITYIEAHGTATPLGDPIEVAALTKAFRLSTEDSGFCAIGTAKANVGHLDAAAGVTGVIKTAISLSKATLPPLAKFETPNPNIDFANSPFYVNRELSPWRSDGPRRAGVSAFGVGGVNAHIVMEEAPPPIISTVSPRSAQVLCLSARSQPALNAAIENLAQSLQLHPELPIEDVAYTLAVGRKAFDYRATFVCASAEDAITKLQSANPQTTRVAPARRPEVVFLFPGQGSQFAGMGSSLYATEALYRQQVDECAEILLPLMGHDIRGVLFPADSTTPEAAERIQQTQFAQTGIFVTEFAMAKLWQSWGIEPRTMAGHSIGEYVAAVLAGVMSREDALRLVSIRGRMMQEMARGGMVGVRLSEAELQPYLSEDISLAALNAPKLSVLAGPIEAIELLKQRLTSDGALFRRLRTSHAFHSSMMDPMLSAFEAEVAKVSLRPPYRPYVSSFTGTWILPEQATSARFWSEQVRNPVRFADALKTLMSAPQILLEVGPGSTLSTLARQQPNGNESIIISSLSQRDEQSPAEAGSLQEALGQLWMAGAAPNWTEVYASEQRSRVPLPTYPFERKLHWIAPPPYTVGSTTNEQTTFVTSASLETRGEEEFVSVATELLSEAQMPERKLRLQPIVAEVFTQLSGIDITPDQVDHQFLELGLDSLFLTQATQGLKKKFGVKLTFRQIMEQYSTIASLAGYLDSVLPSDAFPAAAQTPVAAPQVAVASSVPAAAAISTGSSASSGSAVERLFSEQMAMMSKMFEQQMLTLRAATGISAPALTVQMASPAPGVASVPAPVPVPSTAESSEVKHGSYRPLQPRVQQDLDSDQQQYLDTLIAKYEKRTPGSKGLTDKARVHLADPRAVAGFRPQWKEMVYPLVTDRAKGSRIWDVDGNEYIDIVNGYGAIMFGHSPQFVLDAVRQQIELGVAIGPQSPLAGEVAAQICELTGNDRVTFCNTGSEAVMAAIRVARTVTGRDRIIYFAGDYHGTFDEVLVRNTPRGTVPLAPGIPIANTGNVVVLEYGADASLDYIRQNASEIAAVLIEPVQTRNPGLQPIAFIKTVREITEQAEIALIIDEVVTGFRLAPGGVQQAFGVRADLATYGKVIGGGYPIGVLSGKARFMDALDGGAWQYGDASIPEVGVTFFAGTFVRHPQALAAARSVLKHLKDVGPQLQLDLNRKTAELATRLDNFFVERGVPSRIHHFASWFYFTFHGDARLGSLLYYAMREKGIHIQEGYPCFLTTAHSDADLAAVEAAFRETVEEMQRSNALPSHDTHKVIPTDVARPEMHPAALLKNPTQVPITEAQREIYFAAALGDEANCAFNESVTLRLQGDVKEQELQRALELVFARHDTLRSRISVDGESLMIAQIFTGVIEYLDLSKSPETPTVGSREAVVQDAIKREGKTPFSLTEGPLARVTIFRISADDVVLLFTAHHIVLDGWSVNQLFEEVSKLYGARDKATVKLLPLLPFSSYAVQEQTRHRSGEFTDNEAFWVKQFTGLAPVLELPTDRPRPTNKSYRGATLKGSLGSGLYNDLKDVSTKLGCTLYITLLSGFQLLLHRLTRQQEVVVGISTAGQALFQNASLVGHCVHFLPMLSRITETETAKDHIATTRNMLFDAFDHQEFTYGSLLHKLSIPRDASRLPLIEVQFNLEKIGARIGFDGLAVTIKANPKQFVNTDMFLNMIETESDLQFDCDFNTDLFDEETVRRWMLLYTNLLASVVRDATVNVDGLELLDQKDRVEILEGWNQTEVDFEGEFLPIHRLIEIQAHAHADEIAVESGKSSWTRKNLDDYANRIAHRLLREGLKPGDLVGLCVERSVEMVGALLGILKAGGAYVPLDPRHPSERLEMVLEDAGTKLLLVGRPFASAQPGLTTTVKTIVLDAQIAEESVAPLEVTASADSLAYVIYTSGTTGRPKGVAIEHRALMNLLRSMEHEPGVSREDVLVAVTTLAFDIAGLELLLPLLVGARLVLATEDQVMDGHILLQLLEQSKATVLQATPGTWRMLIDAGWGSQLPLKVLCGGEALPRDLANQLVERSKQVWNMYGPTETTIWSSATRVVSETGPLLIGPPISNTQFYLLDQRLQPVPVGVVGELYIGGRGLARGYWKRLDLTAERFLPNPFTEGRIYKTGDLGRWRVNSSGQARVELLGRTDFQVKIRGYRIELGEIEAALNRHPAVRESVVVAHTSQSAGASITRLVAYVDAGNSAEHATALTADLVTMLTDTLPEYMIPAVFLPLPQLPRSPNGKIDRKSLPDVETFLKSGLHSSQRSFTPPSTVEQKKLAEIWAEVLMVDRVSITDSIFELGADSLLIFRIAARSQKEGLHITAAQIFKHRTILALSNELRNSSDVEVTTVKVPPRIAVAPRKTYRSQTGIRE; encoded by the coding sequence TTGAACGAAACAACTAGTTTGACGGAACACCAGCCTCTAGAGCAGCTGTTGGAAGGCATCGCCATCATCGGCATGGCGGGGCAGTTTCCGGGAGCACCTAACGTGGCGACATTTTGGCAAAATGTTGCTGCCGGAAAGAGTTCGATCTCTCATTTTTCGCCTGCGGAGCTTGAGGTGAGAAGCAGTGCGGGCCTCGAAAATGGTCCAGACTATGTTGCTGCACGCGGCGTGCTAAAGGATCCTGGCATGTTCGATGCAGAGTTCTTCGGCATTTCGCCACGTGATGCTGAGAGTATGGACCCTCAGCATCGTATCTTTCTCGAGACATGCTGGAACGCATTGGAAGATGCAGGTTACGACTCATCGAGCTACGCCGGACAAATTGGCCTCTTTGCAGGATGTAGCCTGAATACTTATCTTTTAGCGAACCTGTGCCACGACCGAGCGTTTATCGATGAGTTGACGGGAAGCTATCAGGTTGGTGAATTTAGGTCGTTCATGGGGAACGACAAAGACTTTCTGACGACTCGTGTTGCCTACAAGTTGAATCTCCGTGGCCCGTGCATCAGTGTGGCGTCTGCCTGCGCCACATCTTTGGTTGCAATCTGTCAGGCAAGTCAAAGTCTGCTGAACTATCAATGCGACATGTCGCTGGCTGGTGGCGTCTCGATTACGTTTCCGCAAAGGCGTGGACATATGTACTCCGAAGGAAGCATTGGATCGAAAGATGGGCTCTGCCGACCATTCGATGCTGCGGCAACGGGCACTGTCTTTAGTCATGGCGCAGGAGTGGTCGTGTTGAAGCGTCTGGAAGATGCCATCGCGGATCGGGACCACATCACGGCGGTGATCCGTGGCTTTGGCGTGAACAATGACGGTTCGATGAAGGCGGGTTACATGGCGCCCGGCGTGGATGGTCAGTCGGGCGTAATTGCTGCCGCTCAGGCGATGGCGGGGATAGACGCACGCACGATCACCTATATTGAAGCCCATGGCACGGCGACGCCGCTCGGGGATCCGATTGAGGTTGCGGCGCTTACGAAGGCATTCCGGCTAAGCACGGAGGATTCGGGCTTCTGTGCGATCGGGACTGCGAAGGCAAATGTGGGGCATCTTGACGCAGCGGCTGGTGTGACAGGCGTGATCAAAACTGCGATCTCGCTGAGTAAGGCGACGCTGCCTCCGCTGGCGAAGTTTGAAACGCCAAATCCAAATATTGATTTTGCGAACTCTCCTTTCTATGTGAACCGTGAGTTGAGCCCCTGGCGCTCGGACGGACCACGACGCGCTGGGGTGAGCGCGTTCGGAGTGGGTGGGGTGAACGCACATATCGTCATGGAAGAGGCACCGCCGCCGATAATTTCGACGGTTTCTCCCCGTTCGGCTCAAGTGCTTTGTCTCTCCGCGAGATCTCAACCTGCGCTCAATGCGGCTATTGAAAATCTCGCTCAGTCTCTGCAGTTGCATCCAGAGCTTCCGATTGAAGACGTGGCTTATACCTTGGCCGTCGGAAGAAAAGCGTTCGACTATCGCGCCACATTTGTTTGTGCGAGTGCCGAAGATGCGATTACAAAATTGCAGTCGGCCAACCCGCAGACGACTCGAGTTGCACCGGCAAGACGACCCGAGGTGGTCTTTCTTTTTCCAGGGCAAGGCTCACAGTTCGCGGGGATGGGCAGCTCGCTCTATGCTACGGAGGCCCTCTATCGCCAGCAAGTAGACGAGTGTGCTGAGATCCTCTTACCGTTAATGGGCCACGATATTCGCGGTGTTCTCTTTCCGGCCGACAGCACGACGCCTGAAGCAGCCGAACGAATCCAACAGACTCAATTCGCGCAGACGGGAATCTTTGTAACTGAATTCGCGATGGCGAAGTTGTGGCAGTCGTGGGGAATTGAACCACGCACGATGGCGGGTCACAGCATCGGCGAATATGTAGCTGCGGTTCTGGCGGGAGTCATGAGTCGGGAGGACGCACTGCGCCTGGTAAGTATTCGTGGGCGAATGATGCAGGAGATGGCGCGCGGTGGGATGGTCGGAGTAAGGCTGAGCGAGGCGGAGCTTCAGCCATATCTCTCCGAAGATATCTCGCTGGCTGCCCTGAATGCTCCGAAGCTGAGCGTTCTTGCTGGACCTATCGAAGCAATCGAACTTCTGAAACAGAGGCTCACGTCAGATGGAGCGCTCTTCCGAAGGCTTCGCACATCACACGCATTTCATTCGTCGATGATGGATCCAATGCTGTCGGCGTTTGAAGCGGAGGTAGCAAAGGTTTCACTGCGTCCACCTTACCGTCCTTATGTTTCGAGTTTTACCGGCACATGGATTTTGCCGGAGCAGGCGACAAGTGCTCGCTTCTGGTCCGAACAGGTTCGCAATCCGGTTCGCTTTGCCGATGCGCTTAAAACCTTGATGTCGGCTCCGCAGATATTGCTGGAGGTGGGGCCGGGAAGTACGTTGTCCACGCTGGCGCGTCAGCAGCCGAACGGTAACGAATCCATCATCATCTCATCATTGTCGCAACGTGATGAACAGTCTCCTGCGGAAGCGGGCTCACTTCAAGAGGCACTAGGACAGCTCTGGATGGCCGGTGCCGCTCCAAATTGGACAGAGGTCTACGCATCGGAGCAGCGATCCCGCGTTCCGCTGCCAACGTATCCTTTTGAACGTAAACTGCATTGGATTGCGCCACCACCTTACACGGTCGGTTCAACAACCAATGAGCAAACAACTTTTGTTACTTCCGCATCGCTTGAAACAAGAGGCGAAGAGGAATTTGTTTCAGTTGCAACTGAACTACTGAGTGAGGCTCAAATGCCAGAACGTAAGCTGCGCCTGCAGCCCATTGTTGCCGAAGTTTTTACCCAGCTTAGCGGGATCGACATCACGCCCGATCAGGTCGACCACCAGTTTTTGGAGTTGGGGCTCGACTCGCTCTTTCTCACGCAGGCTACGCAGGGCCTTAAGAAGAAGTTTGGAGTGAAGCTAACGTTTCGACAGATCATGGAACAATACTCCACGATCGCGAGTCTTGCTGGGTATCTCGATAGCGTGCTGCCATCCGATGCCTTTCCAGCAGCCGCGCAGACGCCAGTTGCCGCGCCGCAAGTCGCAGTTGCCTCCAGCGTACCTGCGGCAGCGGCGATCTCTACAGGTTCCTCCGCTTCTTCAGGCTCTGCCGTGGAACGGCTGTTTAGCGAGCAGATGGCGATGATGTCGAAGATGTTCGAGCAACAGATGTTGACGCTGCGAGCTGCGACAGGTATCTCGGCTCCTGCTCTTACAGTGCAGATGGCCTCGCCGGCACCAGGGGTCGCCTCGGTACCTGCGCCAGTCCCAGTACCATCAACAGCCGAAAGCTCTGAAGTTAAGCACGGATCTTATCGACCACTACAGCCAAGAGTTCAGCAGGATCTCGACAGCGATCAACAACAATATCTCGATACACTTATTGCGAAGTACGAGAAGCGCACGCCGGGGTCGAAGGGCTTGACGGACAAGGCGCGCGTTCATCTGGCGGATCCGCGAGCAGTCGCGGGGTTTCGCCCGCAGTGGAAGGAGATGGTCTATCCCCTTGTGACAGACCGAGCGAAGGGGTCGCGGATATGGGACGTCGATGGCAACGAATACATCGACATCGTGAATGGATATGGCGCAATCATGTTTGGGCACTCGCCGCAGTTCGTGCTGGACGCGGTTCGGCAGCAGATCGAGTTAGGTGTCGCTATTGGTCCGCAATCTCCGCTGGCAGGCGAGGTCGCTGCGCAGATATGTGAGTTGACCGGCAATGATAGGGTGACGTTTTGCAACACGGGGTCCGAAGCGGTTATGGCTGCCATTCGTGTCGCCCGCACAGTTACAGGACGTGATCGCATCATCTATTTCGCCGGTGACTACCATGGAACATTCGATGAGGTGCTGGTTCGCAATACGCCCCGTGGCACGGTACCACTCGCGCCGGGAATTCCGATAGCAAATACAGGAAACGTGGTTGTACTTGAATATGGAGCGGATGCGTCGCTCGATTACATACGACAGAATGCGAGCGAGATTGCAGCAGTGCTCATTGAACCCGTACAGACACGTAATCCGGGCTTGCAGCCGATTGCATTCATTAAAACGGTGAGGGAGATTACAGAGCAAGCGGAGATCGCACTCATCATTGATGAGGTTGTCACCGGGTTCCGTCTTGCTCCTGGTGGAGTGCAGCAGGCATTTGGTGTTCGCGCAGATCTGGCTACCTATGGCAAAGTGATCGGCGGGGGCTATCCGATTGGTGTCCTCTCCGGCAAGGCACGGTTCATGGACGCACTCGATGGAGGAGCCTGGCAGTACGGCGATGCGTCAATACCGGAAGTTGGCGTGACCTTCTTCGCCGGCACCTTCGTCCGACATCCGCAGGCTCTCGCAGCGGCTCGTTCGGTGCTCAAACATCTGAAAGATGTAGGGCCGCAACTCCAGCTAGATTTGAATCGGAAGACCGCCGAGCTTGCGACGAGGCTCGACAATTTCTTTGTTGAGCGAGGAGTGCCGAGCAGGATTCATCACTTTGCATCCTGGTTTTACTTTACTTTTCATGGTGATGCTCGGCTCGGCAGTTTGCTGTACTATGCGATGCGCGAGAAGGGGATTCACATCCAGGAAGGATATCCCTGTTTTCTCACAACGGCACATTCCGATGCGGATCTGGCAGCAGTTGAGGCGGCGTTTCGCGAAACCGTGGAAGAGATGCAGCGGAGCAACGCGCTTCCCAGCCACGATACGCACAAGGTTATTCCCACAGATGTAGCAAGGCCTGAAATGCATCCTGCCGCCCTGCTAAAAAATCCTACGCAGGTTCCTATCACAGAGGCGCAACGAGAGATATACTTCGCTGCGGCGCTCGGTGATGAGGCGAACTGCGCTTTCAACGAATCTGTCACCCTACGGTTGCAAGGAGATGTGAAGGAGCAGGAACTGCAGCGAGCACTGGAATTGGTGTTTGCACGGCACGATACGTTGCGAAGCAGGATCAGTGTGGATGGCGAGTCGCTCATGATTGCTCAGATCTTTACTGGTGTCATCGAGTACCTCGATCTTTCCAAGTCTCCAGAAACTCCAACGGTCGGTTCTCGCGAAGCAGTAGTTCAAGATGCGATAAAACGAGAAGGGAAGACCCCATTTTCACTAACTGAAGGACCACTCGCTCGCGTCACGATCTTTCGGATCTCCGCGGATGATGTTGTCCTCCTCTTTACCGCGCACCATATTGTTCTCGATGGATGGTCGGTCAATCAGCTATTCGAGGAAGTCAGTAAACTCTATGGCGCGAGAGATAAAGCAACGGTGAAGCTGCTTCCTCTTTTGCCTTTCAGTAGTTACGCGGTTCAGGAGCAGACACGTCACCGCTCGGGCGAATTTACAGATAATGAGGCCTTTTGGGTAAAGCAATTCACAGGCCTTGCACCGGTGCTTGAGTTGCCCACCGACCGGCCGCGTCCAACGAACAAGAGTTACCGTGGCGCGACTCTGAAGGGCAGTCTCGGTTCTGGGCTGTATAACGATTTGAAGGACGTCAGTACCAAGCTTGGATGCACTCTATACATAACGCTGTTATCGGGCTTTCAACTCCTGCTGCACCGCCTGACGCGACAGCAAGAAGTTGTCGTCGGCATCTCTACCGCCGGACAAGCGCTCTTCCAGAATGCAAGTCTCGTCGGGCACTGCGTACACTTTTTGCCAATGTTGAGTCGAATCACCGAGACTGAGACGGCCAAAGACCATATTGCTACTACACGCAACATGCTGTTCGATGCATTCGATCATCAGGAGTTTACATACGGCAGCTTGCTTCACAAGCTCTCGATCCCAAGAGATGCGAGTCGCCTCCCGCTGATCGAAGTGCAGTTCAATCTCGAAAAGATTGGGGCACGCATCGGATTCGATGGCTTGGCAGTAACGATAAAAGCCAACCCGAAGCAGTTTGTTAATACCGACATGTTTCTCAACATGATTGAAACCGAGAGCGATCTTCAGTTCGATTGTGACTTCAATACGGATCTCTTCGACGAAGAGACCGTTCGTCGCTGGATGCTTCTTTATACCAACCTTCTCGCAAGCGTTGTCCGGGACGCGACAGTGAACGTAGATGGATTGGAACTGTTGGACCAGAAAGACCGGGTTGAGATATTGGAGGGCTGGAACCAGACTGAGGTGGATTTCGAGGGAGAATTCCTGCCAATACACCGATTGATAGAGATACAGGCACACGCGCATGCGGACGAGATCGCGGTTGAAAGTGGTAAATCGAGTTGGACGAGAAAAAATCTCGACGACTATGCAAATCGTATTGCTCATCGACTGCTGCGTGAGGGGCTGAAGCCCGGCGATCTGGTGGGTCTCTGCGTTGAACGATCCGTGGAGATGGTAGGTGCGTTGCTTGGCATTCTGAAGGCCGGTGGTGCCTATGTTCCGTTGGACCCTCGTCACCCGAGTGAAAGGTTGGAGATGGTGCTAGAGGATGCGGGGACGAAACTACTGCTGGTAGGCCGCCCGTTCGCCTCTGCACAGCCTGGTCTGACGACAACCGTGAAGACGATAGTACTGGATGCACAGATAGCCGAAGAAAGTGTCGCTCCGCTCGAAGTTACGGCGTCGGCAGATTCTCTTGCCTATGTGATTTACACATCGGGGACGACTGGAAGGCCGAAGGGTGTGGCTATCGAACACAGGGCATTGATGAACCTGTTGCGCTCGATGGAGCATGAACCTGGAGTCAGTCGGGAGGACGTACTGGTTGCAGTGACAACGCTCGCCTTCGACATCGCGGGCTTGGAGCTGTTACTGCCGCTTCTAGTGGGTGCGCGGCTGGTGCTAGCAACCGAAGATCAAGTCATGGACGGACACATTTTGCTGCAATTGCTCGAACAGAGTAAAGCGACTGTGCTGCAGGCTACACCCGGGACATGGCGAATGTTGATCGACGCAGGATGGGGAAGCCAGTTGCCGCTGAAGGTATTGTGCGGTGGTGAGGCTTTGCCGAGAGATCTTGCTAATCAACTGGTTGAACGAAGCAAGCAAGTGTGGAACATGTACGGCCCAACCGAGACGACCATCTGGTCATCTGCGACTCGAGTCGTTAGTGAAACAGGACCGCTATTGATCGGACCACCTATATCGAACACGCAATTTTATTTACTGGATCAACGCCTGCAGCCCGTACCTGTCGGAGTAGTAGGCGAACTGTATATTGGGGGCAGGGGATTGGCGCGCGGCTATTGGAAGCGGCTAGATTTGACCGCCGAGCGCTTTCTGCCAAACCCATTTACTGAGGGTCGGATCTATAAAACCGGTGACTTGGGACGCTGGCGTGTGAACTCCTCTGGCCAAGCGCGAGTCGAGTTGCTCGGCCGAACGGATTTTCAAGTCAAAATTCGTGGCTACCGTATTGAACTAGGAGAGATTGAGGCCGCGTTGAATCGTCATCCGGCCGTGCGCGAGTCCGTAGTGGTGGCACATACGAGTCAAAGTGCTGGAGCATCGATCACTCGTCTTGTAGCTTACGTCGACGCTGGCAATTCGGCTGAGCATGCCACTGCACTCACTGCAGATTTAGTCACGATGCTTACTGACACGCTTCCTGAGTACATGATTCCCGCAGTCTTTCTCCCGCTCCCGCAGCTTCCTCGATCTCCGAATGGAAAGATTGACCGCAAGAGCCTGCCTGATGTGGAGACCTTTCTCAAATCTGGCCTCCACTCGTCGCAACGATCGTTCACACCACCTTCTACGGTCGAGCAGAAGAAGCTCGCAGAGATATGGGCGGAGGTGCTGATGGTCGATCGCGTCAGTATTACAGATAGTATCTTTGAACTTGGCGCTGACTCTCTTCTCATCTTCCGCATCGCCGCACGCTCTCAGAAGGAGGGTTTGCACATTACGGCAGCTCAGATCTTCAAGCACCGAACGATCTTGGCTTTGTCCAATGAACTGAGAAATTCAAGTGACGTAGAGGTTACAACGGTAAAGGTCCCACCACGAATTGCAGTCGCACCACGGAAGACTTATCGCAGTCAAACTGGGATACGCGAATGA